A stretch of the Haloplanus aerogenes genome encodes the following:
- a CDS encoding ABC transporter ATP-binding protein — protein MVAIELDGVTKRFGDVTAVSDLDLTVPEGEVFGFLGPNGAGKSTTINMLLDFVRPTSGDVRVLGMDAGTESVAVRRRTGVLPEGYDVYHRLTGRKHVEFAMRSKEVDGDPDAVLERVGIADAADRKADGYSKGMRQRLVLGMALVGDPDLLILDEPSSGLDPGGAREMRDIVREEAERGTTVFFSSHVLGQVEAVCDRVGIMREGELVAEDSIEGLRDAVEGGETLVITVDAASEEDLEAVRALDGVSNAATDGGTVTVTCDPDAKTSVIGALEDEGVTVKDFQTEETSLEDLFLAYTEGEVSA, from the coding sequence ATGGTCGCAATCGAACTCGACGGCGTGACGAAACGCTTCGGCGACGTCACGGCCGTCTCGGACCTCGACCTCACGGTCCCCGAGGGCGAGGTGTTCGGCTTTCTTGGGCCGAACGGTGCGGGGAAGTCGACGACGATCAACATGTTGCTCGATTTCGTCCGCCCGACCAGCGGCGACGTACGGGTCCTCGGCATGGACGCGGGCACCGAGAGCGTCGCGGTGCGCCGTCGAACCGGCGTGTTGCCCGAAGGCTACGACGTGTACCACCGCCTCACCGGGCGCAAACACGTCGAGTTCGCCATGCGCTCGAAGGAAGTCGACGGCGATCCCGACGCTGTGTTAGAGCGAGTGGGCATCGCCGACGCCGCCGACCGGAAGGCCGACGGCTACTCCAAAGGGATGCGCCAGCGACTCGTCCTCGGCATGGCGCTGGTCGGTGATCCCGACCTGTTGATCCTCGACGAGCCCTCCTCCGGTCTGGATCCGGGCGGCGCCCGCGAGATGCGCGACATCGTCCGCGAGGAGGCAGAACGTGGCACGACCGTCTTCTTCTCCAGTCACGTCCTCGGGCAGGTCGAGGCGGTGTGTGACCGCGTGGGCATCATGCGCGAGGGCGAACTCGTCGCCGAGGATAGCATCGAAGGCCTGCGCGACGCCGTCGAGGGCGGCGAGACGCTGGTCATCACCGTCGACGCCGCGAGCGAGGAGGATCTGGAGGCGGTCAGAGCGCTCGACGGCGTGTCGAACGCGGCAACCGACGGCGGAACGGTGACGGTTACCTGTGACCCCGACGCCAAGACCTCGGTCATCGGGGCGCTCGAAGACGAGGGGGTCACCGTCAAGGATTTCCAGACGGAGGAAACGTCGCTCGAGGACCTGTTTCTCGCCTACACGGAAGGGGAGGTGTCGGCATGA
- a CDS encoding methyl-accepting chemotaxis protein, producing the protein MNPGPESHESKRAAGESPHALESDGGVEADAVAFEESDGTDAVELNIDDDVLIDGVGMPVFVLGPEGAVVAWNHSIEQLTGNGDDAAIGSTRPSTVFYPDGRETEMLAQTVLDAPASADDRDGVELEDETLSLYAMEETMTDRQGETRHLRHTSMPLYEDGEFVGAIQAIRDRTAEVRRQEAVADLVDEVRGTLHELAEGRLGARAAFDADEREVDDRLAEVVTELNRTAAEFEHLTEQVDDETQSLAGAIDRTASAADAIAENVDEQNDLLAEGADEMQSFSASIEEVAATTDEVETAASEARTAAAEGLDASEDAREATESVVDVGEELVHDVTALGERMDDIEAVVEVISEVADQTNLLALNANIEAARAGEDGDGFAVVADEVKSLAEQTHDHTESITDDIQALQAQTGDTVDAATHSVERIDEASDRIGAVLETFDDIASTIEQVANGVAEVSRTADDQAATAEELTATIENLRDRAEETATAADRIVAAADEAGDAVGELERSVAELRADGQ; encoded by the coding sequence ATGAATCCTGGTCCCGAATCGCACGAATCGAAGCGCGCGGCCGGCGAGTCGCCGCATGCACTCGAATCGGACGGCGGTGTCGAGGCGGATGCCGTCGCTTTCGAGGAATCGGACGGTACCGACGCGGTAGAGCTGAACATCGACGACGACGTGCTCATCGACGGGGTCGGAATGCCCGTGTTCGTCCTCGGGCCGGAGGGTGCGGTAGTGGCGTGGAACCACAGCATCGAGCAGTTGACGGGGAACGGCGACGACGCCGCCATCGGCTCGACACGACCGAGTACGGTGTTTTACCCCGATGGCCGCGAGACGGAGATGCTGGCACAGACGGTGCTCGACGCGCCGGCATCCGCCGACGACCGTGACGGCGTCGAACTCGAAGACGAGACGCTCTCGCTGTACGCGATGGAGGAGACGATGACCGACCGGCAGGGCGAGACCAGGCATCTCCGCCATACGTCGATGCCGCTGTACGAAGACGGCGAGTTCGTCGGCGCCATTCAGGCGATTCGGGACCGGACAGCGGAGGTGAGACGGCAGGAGGCCGTCGCGGATCTCGTCGACGAGGTCCGGGGGACGCTCCACGAACTCGCGGAGGGGCGTCTCGGCGCTCGGGCGGCGTTCGACGCCGACGAACGCGAAGTCGACGACCGTCTCGCGGAAGTCGTGACGGAGTTGAACCGAACCGCGGCGGAGTTCGAACACCTCACCGAACAGGTCGACGACGAGACGCAGTCGCTGGCGGGGGCTATCGACCGCACCGCATCGGCGGCGGACGCCATCGCCGAGAACGTCGACGAGCAAAACGACCTGCTCGCGGAAGGGGCCGACGAGATGCAGTCGTTCAGCGCGAGCATCGAGGAAGTCGCGGCGACGACGGACGAGGTGGAAACGGCGGCGAGCGAGGCCCGGACAGCGGCGGCGGAGGGTCTGGACGCGAGCGAGGACGCCCGCGAGGCGACCGAGAGCGTCGTCGACGTGGGTGAGGAACTCGTCCACGACGTGACCGCCCTCGGGGAGCGGATGGACGACATCGAAGCGGTCGTGGAAGTGATTTCGGAAGTGGCGGACCAGACGAACTTGCTCGCGCTCAACGCCAACATCGAGGCGGCGCGGGCGGGCGAGGACGGCGACGGCTTCGCCGTCGTCGCGGACGAGGTGAAGTCGCTGGCCGAACAGACCCACGACCACACCGAGTCGATCACCGACGACATCCAGGCGCTCCAGGCTCAGACGGGCGACACGGTCGACGCGGCGACCCACTCGGTCGAGCGAATCGACGAGGCGAGCGACCGGATCGGAGCGGTGCTGGAGACGTTCGACGACATCGCCTCGACGATCGAACAGGTCGCGAACGGCGTCGCGGAAGTGTCGCGCACGGCGGACGATCAGGCGGCGACGGCCGAGGAACTGACGGCGACGATAGAGAACCTCCGGGATCGGGCGGAGGAGACGGCGACAGCGGCGGATCGGATCGTCGCCGCCGCCGACGAGGCCGGCGACGCTGTCGGGGAACTCGAACGGAGCGTGGCCGAACTCCGGGCGGACGGACAGTGA
- the metX gene encoding homoserine O-acetyltransferase MetX, which yields MTSVESGTRHLGEFTFECGESIDDLQVAYETYGDFEPEGEGSNAVLICHALTGSQNVASEGVAGTSGQARAWWNDIVGPGKAIDTTKYYVVCANVPGSCYGTSGPPAENPETGEPWGTDFPPVTIGDWTRCQRRLLDELGVGRLHAVVGGSAGGMNVLDWAVQYPDDVARIVPVAAAARLDAQCLALDAVARRAITSDDDWQGGDYYGGTNPTDGLALARQIGHVMYLSKTSMEERFGRRAAGRDAVRSFPADRAAGYFPYREVESYLDYQAEKFVDRFDPNSYLYLTRAMDDYDLSEGYESDADALAAFEGETLVMSFTGDWHFTVAQSESLAEACRASDVPVAHHVVESDHGHDAFLVEPEKVGPPLRDFLADGLAGRAIHDTVEDDDGTEEADFAPVHNSLFGG from the coding sequence ATGACCTCGGTCGAGAGCGGTACCCGACACTTGGGCGAGTTCACCTTCGAGTGCGGGGAGTCCATCGACGACCTGCAGGTGGCCTACGAGACGTACGGCGACTTCGAACCGGAGGGCGAGGGGAGCAACGCCGTCCTGATCTGTCACGCGCTCACGGGGAGTCAGAACGTCGCCAGCGAGGGCGTCGCGGGCACGTCCGGGCAGGCCCGGGCGTGGTGGAACGACATCGTGGGGCCGGGGAAGGCCATCGACACCACGAAGTACTACGTCGTCTGTGCGAACGTCCCCGGATCGTGTTACGGCACCTCCGGCCCGCCGGCTGAGAATCCCGAAACCGGTGAGCCGTGGGGGACCGACTTCCCGCCGGTCACCATCGGTGACTGGACGCGCTGTCAGCGTCGCCTGCTGGACGAACTCGGCGTCGGCCGTCTGCACGCCGTCGTCGGCGGGAGCGCCGGGGGGATGAACGTCCTCGACTGGGCAGTCCAGTATCCGGACGACGTGGCGCGGATCGTCCCCGTCGCCGCGGCGGCCCGCCTCGACGCGCAGTGTCTCGCCCTCGACGCCGTCGCCCGCCGCGCCATCACCAGCGACGACGACTGGCAGGGTGGCGACTACTACGGCGGCACGAATCCCACGGACGGCCTCGCCCTCGCCCGTCAGATCGGGCACGTGATGTACCTCTCCAAAACGTCGATGGAGGAGCGGTTCGGCCGCCGGGCGGCCGGCCGCGACGCCGTTCGCTCGTTCCCCGCCGACCGCGCCGCCGGCTACTTCCCGTACCGCGAGGTGGAGTCCTACCTCGACTATCAGGCCGAGAAGTTCGTCGACCGGTTCGACCCCAACTCCTACCTCTATCTCACCCGCGCGATGGACGACTACGACCTCAGCGAGGGGTACGAGAGCGACGCCGACGCCCTCGCCGCCTTCGAGGGCGAGACGCTGGTCATGTCCTTCACCGGCGACTGGCATTTCACGGTCGCGCAGTCGGAGTCGCTGGCCGAAGCCTGTCGGGCGTCGGACGTGCCGGTCGCCCACCACGTCGTCGAGTCCGACCACGGTCACGACGCCTTCCTCGTCGAACCCGAGAAGGTCGGGCCACCGCTTCGGGATTTCCTCGCCGACGGGCTGGCGGGGCGAGCGATCCACGACACCGTCGAGGACGACGACGGGACGGAGGAGGCGGACTTCGCGCCCGTCCACAACTCGCTGTTTGGTGGGTAG
- a CDS encoding ABC transporter permease subunit, producing MTWTAVARKDFEDAIRSRWVAVLSALFVLLVSAAAYLVRPAPGETISSNQILNSLFVRDALVTTLVPLIALIVAYNAIVGERESGSLKLLLSLPHSRADVVFGKVIGRSGAIAAPIAVGFLLPALIFLVVPAVNFDVLSYLGYTLLTAVLAVCFVSIAVGFSTAAASSRRAIAGAIGIYFLFVPLWGAVRFPLQFYLGMGGGPSWLPLSGQQVLRMLTLINPTGSFKTVSNAFMQGALYTQGDVNMQVSATLMLVVWILVPPLLGLLWFQEADL from the coding sequence ATGACGTGGACGGCGGTAGCCCGCAAGGACTTCGAGGACGCCATCCGCTCGCGGTGGGTGGCGGTCCTTTCGGCGCTGTTCGTGCTTCTCGTGTCGGCCGCGGCGTATCTGGTCCGCCCCGCGCCGGGCGAGACCATCAGTTCGAACCAGATCCTCAACTCGCTGTTCGTCCGTGACGCGCTGGTGACGACGCTCGTGCCCCTGATCGCGCTGATCGTCGCGTACAACGCCATCGTCGGGGAGCGGGAGTCGGGGTCGCTGAAGCTCCTGCTCTCGCTCCCGCACTCACGAGCGGACGTGGTGTTCGGGAAGGTGATCGGCCGGTCGGGCGCCATCGCGGCCCCCATCGCCGTCGGCTTCCTCCTGCCGGCGCTGATCTTCCTCGTCGTGCCAGCAGTGAACTTCGACGTGCTCTCGTATCTCGGCTACACCCTGCTGACGGCGGTTCTCGCCGTCTGCTTCGTCAGCATCGCGGTCGGATTCTCCACCGCCGCGGCGTCGAGCCGTCGGGCCATCGCCGGCGCCATCGGCATCTACTTCCTGTTCGTCCCGCTGTGGGGCGCGGTGCGCTTCCCCCTCCAGTTCTATCTGGGGATGGGCGGCGGGCCGTCGTGGCTCCCGCTGTCGGGCCAGCAGGTGTTGCGGATGCTCACACTCATCAACCCGACGGGCTCGTTCAAGACCGTCTCGAACGCGTTCATGCAGGGCGCGCTCTACACGCAGGGTGACGTGAACATGCAGGTGTCCGCGACGCTCATGCTGGTGGTGTGGATTCTCGTGCCCCCGCTCCTGGGGCTGCTGTGGTTCCAGGAAGCGGACCTCTGA
- a CDS encoding O-acetylhomoserine aminocarboxypropyltransferase/cysteine synthase family protein — MTDGFHTRSLHAGQDPDPATGARAPPIYQTTSYVFDDAEDAAERFRLDVEDNIYTRFSNPTIRILERRLASLSAGTDAVVTAAGMAALDAGTSILAEAGDNVVASADMYGGTSTYFSKMASRRGVDFRPVDTLDYDAYAEAIDDDTAFVHVETLANPSLVTPDFERLAEIAHDHAVPLVVDNTFATPYLCRPVEHGADIVWESTTKWIHGSGTTLGGVLVDGGTFPWDHPDADYPELAGENPAYGFDFTERFGDRALAATVRYRSLRSLGNAQSPFDAWITLQGLETLPLRMDRHCENAEAVAEFLDDHPAVGWVNYPGLDSHETHDEATEYLDGYGGMVTFGLTEGYEAAKNLCETVELASFLANIGDAKTLVIHPASTTHSQLTEEEQRAAGVTPDMIRLSVGLEDEADIIADLERGLE; from the coding sequence ATGACCGACGGCTTTCACACCCGAAGCCTCCACGCCGGGCAGGACCCCGATCCGGCGACGGGTGCGCGCGCGCCACCGATCTATCAGACCACGTCCTACGTCTTCGACGACGCCGAGGACGCCGCCGAACGGTTCCGTCTCGATGTCGAGGACAACATCTACACCCGGTTTTCCAACCCGACGATCCGCATCCTCGAACGCCGGCTGGCGTCGCTGTCGGCGGGGACGGACGCCGTCGTCACCGCGGCGGGGATGGCCGCGCTCGACGCGGGAACGAGCATCCTCGCGGAGGCGGGTGACAACGTCGTCGCCTCGGCCGATATGTACGGCGGCACGAGCACCTACTTCTCGAAGATGGCCTCGCGCCGGGGCGTCGACTTCCGCCCCGTCGACACGCTCGACTACGACGCCTACGCCGAGGCCATCGACGACGACACCGCCTTCGTCCACGTCGAAACGCTCGCCAACCCGTCGCTGGTGACGCCGGATTTCGAGCGCCTCGCGGAGATCGCTCACGACCACGCGGTCCCCCTCGTCGTCGACAACACCTTCGCCACGCCGTACCTCTGCCGTCCCGTCGAACACGGCGCGGATATCGTCTGGGAGTCGACGACCAAGTGGATCCACGGGTCGGGGACGACACTGGGTGGCGTCCTCGTCGACGGCGGGACGTTCCCGTGGGATCACCCCGACGCCGACTACCCCGAACTCGCCGGCGAGAACCCGGCGTACGGCTTCGACTTCACGGAGCGGTTCGGTGATCGAGCGCTCGCGGCCACCGTCCGATACCGCTCGCTCCGCAGTCTCGGCAACGCGCAGTCGCCGTTCGACGCGTGGATCACCCTGCAGGGGCTGGAGACCCTGCCCCTGCGGATGGACCGCCACTGCGAGAACGCCGAGGCCGTCGCCGAGTTCCTCGACGACCATCCGGCGGTCGGGTGGGTGAACTACCCCGGCCTCGACTCGCACGAGACCCACGACGAGGCCACGGAGTATCTCGACGGCTACGGCGGGATGGTCACCTTCGGTCTCACAGAGGGCTACGAGGCCGCCAAGAACCTGTGTGAGACCGTCGAACTGGCGAGCTTCCTCGCCAACATCGGCGACGCGAAGACGCTCGTCATCCACCCCGCCTCCACCACCCACTCGCAGTTGACCGAGGAAGAACAGCGTGCCGCGGGCGTCACGCCCGACATGATCCGCCTCTCCGTGGGCCTCGAAGACGAAGCCGACATCATCGCGGACCTCGAACGGGGACTGGAATGA
- a CDS encoding ABC transporter substrate-binding protein — translation MSDRSVRRRRFVKAAGTAGIVGLAGCSGGGGGDGGDGGGGGGDGGDSILVGTLAPFSQGLGWVGGNAARGRDVALADINDAGVVGSEVEINEQDTETTPQAAVSGFTTLDQAGVVAMLGPSSTVMPNLFQPIKDASLPTLSVSAGTTQMDDVGGPDEYLWRTVPSDSIAGRAQGQYALDNDYTKMAVTYKDDKGSQSFSASVADYFTSQGGEQVADVALGVNADSYRSEIQEIADSGADVISMTAGTEVSALFMRNYLEAGLDIPIFIGNDVITQSFIERMGADAMAEAPIFGQAPAPGPAYDQFQQAHQEMHGEAPGTFSAAGYDAMNLIALAAQRAGEATRQAITDNINPVARPEGTEVSTFSEGKEELEAGNEINYQGASNPQNFDDDGDPVGPFSVLEVSGGEWTELTTFSAEELTA, via the coding sequence ATGTCTGACCGTAGCGTACGGCGACGGCGGTTCGTCAAAGCAGCAGGTACCGCAGGTATCGTTGGCCTCGCCGGTTGTTCCGGCGGTGGCGGCGGTGACGGTGGCGACGGTGGCGGTGGCGGCGGTGACGGTGGCGACTCGATTCTCGTCGGCACGCTCGCGCCGTTCAGTCAGGGCCTCGGCTGGGTCGGCGGGAACGCCGCCCGTGGCCGCGACGTCGCCCTCGCCGACATCAACGACGCCGGCGTCGTCGGTAGCGAGGTCGAAATCAACGAACAGGACACGGAGACGACCCCGCAGGCGGCCGTCTCCGGGTTCACCACACTGGACCAGGCCGGCGTCGTAGCCATGCTCGGCCCGTCGAGCACCGTGATGCCGAACCTGTTCCAGCCGATCAAGGACGCGAGCCTCCCGACGCTCTCCGTCTCCGCGGGGACGACCCAGATGGACGACGTCGGCGGCCCCGACGAATACCTGTGGCGGACGGTGCCGAGCGACTCCATTGCCGGGCGCGCTCAGGGACAGTACGCCCTCGACAACGACTACACCAAGATGGCGGTTACGTACAAGGACGACAAGGGCTCTCAGAGCTTCTCGGCGTCGGTGGCCGACTACTTCACCAGCCAGGGCGGCGAGCAGGTCGCGGACGTGGCCCTCGGTGTCAACGCCGACTCGTACCGTAGCGAGATTCAGGAGATCGCCGACTCCGGCGCCGACGTCATCTCCATGACCGCCGGGACCGAGGTATCCGCACTGTTCATGCGGAACTACCTGGAGGCCGGCCTCGACATCCCCATCTTCATCGGGAACGACGTCATCACCCAGAGCTTCATCGAACGCATGGGTGCCGACGCGATGGCCGAGGCACCGATCTTCGGGCAGGCACCCGCACCCGGCCCGGCCTACGACCAGTTCCAGCAGGCCCACCAGGAGATGCACGGTGAGGCACCCGGCACCTTCTCGGCCGCCGGCTACGACGCGATGAACCTGATCGCGCTGGCGGCCCAGCGCGCCGGCGAGGCCACCCGTCAGGCCATCACGGATAACATCAACCCGGTGGCCCGTCCCGAGGGGACCGAGGTGTCGACGTTCTCGGAGGGCAAAGAGGAACTCGAAGCCGGCAACGAGATCAACTACCAGGGCGCCTCGAACCCACAGAACTTCGACGACGACGGCGACCCCGTCGGACCGTTCTCCGTCCTCGAAGTCTCCGGGGGCGAGTGGACCGAGCTGACGACGTTCTCGGCCGAAGAGCTGACCGCCTGA
- a CDS encoding pyridoxal-phosphate-dependent aminotransferase family protein, whose translation MTKKREYTGDYPDKTLYIPGPTEVREDVIEAMCEPMFGHRMDRMTDLYTTIVEDTKDFLGTDNDVIVLTASGTEFWEASTLNLVDDRMLVPTCGSFSERHANVAERLGKDVDRLEYDWGKAVKPEDVREALEASDAEYDVVTCVMNESSTGVRNPIEEIGDVVAEYPDTYFVVDAVSALGGDYIDVDAHDIDVIFASTQKAFAMPPGLAVCVVSEDAYQRECEKDSASWYGGFQRCLDYYDRKGQTHSTPAIPIMLAYRQQMKHMLDEGHDARDERHREMAEYTREWAREHFDMFPEAGYESQTVSCIENTQGIDVAATIDAVSEKYDMVFSNGYGSSLGEQTFRIGHMGEHTVESIEALTDAIEDVAGL comes from the coding sequence ATGACGAAGAAACGCGAGTACACGGGCGACTACCCCGACAAGACCCTCTACATCCCCGGCCCGACCGAGGTGCGCGAGGACGTCATCGAGGCGATGTGCGAGCCGATGTTCGGTCACCGGATGGACCGGATGACGGACCTCTACACCACTATCGTCGAGGACACGAAGGACTTCCTCGGCACCGACAACGACGTGATCGTCCTCACCGCCTCCGGCACGGAGTTCTGGGAGGCATCGACGCTCAACCTCGTCGACGACCGGATGCTCGTGCCGACCTGCGGCAGTTTCAGCGAGCGCCACGCCAACGTCGCCGAGCGACTGGGCAAGGACGTGGACCGTCTCGAATACGACTGGGGCAAGGCAGTCAAGCCCGAGGACGTTCGGGAGGCGCTCGAAGCCAGCGACGCCGAGTACGACGTGGTCACCTGCGTCATGAACGAGAGTTCGACCGGCGTGCGCAACCCGATCGAGGAGATCGGTGACGTGGTAGCCGAGTATCCGGACACCTACTTCGTCGTCGACGCGGTGTCGGCGCTCGGCGGCGACTACATCGATGTCGACGCCCACGACATCGACGTGATCTTCGCGTCGACCCAGAAGGCCTTCGCCATGCCGCCCGGCCTCGCCGTCTGTGTCGTCAGCGAGGACGCCTACCAGCGCGAATGCGAGAAGGATTCCGCGTCGTGGTACGGCGGTTTCCAGCGCTGTCTCGACTACTACGACCGGAAGGGGCAGACCCACTCCACGCCCGCCATCCCCATCATGCTCGCCTACCGTCAGCAGATGAAACACATGCTCGACGAGGGGCACGACGCTCGCGACGAGCGCCACCGCGAGATGGCCGAGTACACCCGCGAGTGGGCACGCGAACACTTCGATATGTTCCCCGAGGCGGGCTACGAGTCACAGACCGTGAGCTGTATCGAGAACACGCAGGGTATCGACGTGGCGGCGACCATCGACGCCGTGTCCGAAAAGTACGACATGGTCTTCTCGAACGGCTACGGGTCCTCGCTGGGGGAGCAGACGTTCCGTATCGGTCACATGGGCGAACACACCGTCGAGAGCATCGAGGCGCTGACCGACGCTATCGAGGACGTGGCGGGGCTGTAA
- a CDS encoding excinuclease ABC subunit C yields MDATAVRDRAADLPRDPGVYLFYEDDSVRYVGKAVDLRARVRSYADPRSDRIRRMVDRADRIDVAVTDTETQALLLEANLIKRHQPRYNVRLKDDKSYPLVQLTAHDAPRIEVTRDPDEGATVFGPFTDKGRVETIVKALRETYGLRGCSDHKYRGRDRPCLDYEMGLCSAPCTGEIDAEAYAEDVRAAVRFFEGETGVLADPLRREMEAAAQAQSFERAANLRDRLETVESFHGTGGDAVASPADERTVDVLGAVVEGDRATVARLHSERGQLVDRSRHRLDAPEGEDRAGALLAAFVPQYYADRELPDAILCSERPDDDEVLAWLESEGVAVRVPGAGREAKLVDLALKNARRRTGGDDAAARLADELGLDTPPERIEGFDVSHAGGKAVVGSNVCFVDGSAEKSAYRRKKLTERNDDYANMRELVRWRAARAVDGTDDRPDPDLLLIDGGDGQLAAARDALGETGWDVPTIALAKAEERVITPDGVHDWPADASHLHLLQRVRDEAHRFAVQYHGAVRDEVSTALDEVPGVGPETRRRLLRRFGSVENVREASVADLRDVEGVGEKTADALARRL; encoded by the coding sequence ATGGACGCGACTGCGGTGCGCGACCGGGCGGCTGATCTGCCGCGCGATCCGGGCGTCTACCTCTTCTACGAGGATGACAGCGTCCGCTACGTCGGCAAGGCAGTCGACCTCCGGGCCCGGGTGCGTTCCTACGCCGACCCGCGGAGCGACCGCATCCGACGGATGGTCGACCGCGCCGACCGGATCGACGTGGCCGTCACCGACACCGAGACGCAGGCGCTCCTGCTGGAGGCGAACCTCATCAAGCGCCACCAGCCACGGTACAACGTCCGGCTCAAGGACGACAAGTCCTACCCGCTCGTCCAACTCACCGCCCACGACGCCCCGCGGATCGAGGTGACACGCGACCCCGACGAGGGGGCGACGGTCTTCGGCCCCTTCACCGACAAGGGTCGCGTCGAAACGATCGTGAAGGCGCTCCGGGAGACGTACGGCCTCCGCGGGTGTTCCGACCACAAATATCGGGGGCGAGACCGTCCCTGTCTCGACTACGAGATGGGGCTGTGCAGCGCCCCCTGTACCGGCGAGATCGACGCCGAGGCGTACGCCGAGGACGTGCGCGCAGCCGTCCGCTTTTTCGAGGGAGAGACGGGCGTGTTGGCCGACCCGCTCCGCCGCGAGATGGAGGCCGCGGCACAGGCGCAGTCGTTCGAGCGCGCCGCTAACCTCCGGGATCGACTGGAGACGGTCGAATCCTTCCACGGCACCGGCGGCGACGCCGTCGCTTCCCCCGCCGACGAGCGGACGGTCGACGTGCTCGGCGCCGTCGTCGAAGGCGACCGGGCGACCGTCGCCCGTCTCCACAGCGAGCGCGGGCAACTCGTCGACCGCTCGCGGCACCGACTCGACGCGCCCGAGGGCGAGGACCGGGCCGGCGCTCTCCTCGCCGCCTTCGTTCCGCAGTACTACGCCGACCGCGAGTTGCCAGACGCCATCCTGTGTTCGGAGCGCCCGGACGACGACGAAGTGCTCGCGTGGCTGGAAAGCGAGGGCGTCGCCGTGCGCGTCCCCGGTGCCGGCCGCGAGGCGAAACTGGTCGACCTCGCGCTGAAGAACGCCCGTCGACGGACGGGCGGCGACGACGCGGCCGCGCGCCTCGCCGACGAACTCGGCCTCGACACGCCGCCCGAGCGCATCGAGGGGTTCGACGTGAGCCACGCCGGCGGGAAGGCGGTCGTCGGGAGCAACGTCTGCTTCGTCGACGGGAGCGCCGAGAAGTCGGCCTACCGCCGGAAGAAACTCACCGAGCGCAACGACGACTACGCGAACATGCGCGAACTCGTGCGCTGGCGTGCCGCTCGCGCCGTCGACGGGACGGACGACCGCCCCGATCCCGATCTCCTCCTGATCGACGGCGGCGACGGCCAACTCGCTGCCGCCCGCGACGCTCTCGGAGAGACGGGGTGGGACGTACCCACCATCGCGCTGGCGAAAGCCGAGGAGCGGGTGATCACGCCAGACGGCGTCCACGACTGGCCGGCCGACGCATCCCACCTTCATCTCCTCCAGCGGGTGCGCGACGAGGCCCACCGCTTCGCGGTCCAGTACCACGGGGCCGTCCGCGACGAGGTGTCGACGGCGCTCGACGAGGTGCCGGGCGTCGGTCCCGAGACGCGCCGGCGACTCCTCCGGCGGTTCGGGAGTGTCGAGAATGTGCGCGAGGCGTCGGTCGCGGATCTGCGGGATGTGGAGGGCGTCGGCGAGAAGACGGCCGACGCGCTGGCGCGACGGTTGTGA